In Gemmatimonas sp., a single genomic region encodes these proteins:
- a CDS encoding prepilin-type N-terminal cleavage/methylation domain-containing protein encodes MLRAPRRRGFTLIELFAVVVLFAILTTIAIAKFGQSKRRAYLVSMKADLRNIATMAETHFTTESSYADVRIPAQGSSGTLISFRSTVNEWSATATHPGLPGITCQLESGGGSQPTCLEAGW; translated from the coding sequence ATGCTCCGCGCGCCCCGTCGCCGGGGGTTCACCCTCATCGAGTTGTTTGCCGTGGTGGTGCTCTTTGCCATCCTCACGACCATCGCCATAGCGAAGTTCGGGCAATCCAAACGGCGGGCGTACCTCGTGTCCATGAAGGCCGACCTGCGCAACATCGCGACCATGGCCGAAACGCACTTCACGACAGAAAGCTCCTACGCTGACGTCCGGATTCCGGCGCAGGGCAGTTCGGGCACCCTGATCTCGTTTCGGAGCACCGTCAACGAATGGTCGGCCACGGCCACCCACCCCGGCCTGCCGGGAATAACCTGCCAACTCGAGTCGGGTGGGGGCTCACAGCCCACCTGCCTCGAGGCGGGGTGGTGA
- a CDS encoding sigma-54 dependent transcriptional regulator — MAFASAATAPRVLVIDDETGILDTLRILLKTEGFQPITAHGGRQGIEKFDELKPDIVLTDVRMPDVTGVQVLSHARQADGEVPVILMTAQATLQSAMQAVNEGAFYYIQKPFRNDELVAILNRAAEHRRLRVENHSLHQELKRRDRRIDSRPVGRSRSWLDVLQLAETVAPTDSTVLITGESGTGKEVIARYIHDLSARTDHSFLSINCGALPESLLESELFGHVKGSFTGAVKDKAGLFAAADHGTFFLDEIGETTPSTQVKLLRVLQQREVIPVGATEAMPVNTRVLAATNRDLEEEIKRGAFRADLFYRLNVIAVHLPPLRQRTDDIPLLAESFLARSAQLRQEPVKELADDTLDALMAYAWPGNVRELENALERAVILSPGDRIRSDALPERVTARRAEPFVSERTPVSPTLESVERAYIQWVLQNEGGNKSRAADMLGIDPSTLYRKLARYGDA, encoded by the coding sequence ATGGCTTTCGCTTCTGCCGCCACCGCCCCGCGCGTCCTCGTTATTGACGACGAAACAGGCATTCTCGACACCCTGCGCATTCTCCTCAAGACCGAGGGCTTCCAGCCCATCACCGCCCATGGCGGCCGCCAGGGAATTGAGAAGTTCGACGAGCTGAAGCCGGACATCGTGCTCACCGATGTGCGCATGCCCGACGTGACCGGCGTACAGGTGTTGAGTCATGCGCGACAGGCGGACGGCGAAGTGCCGGTCATCCTCATGACTGCGCAGGCCACGCTGCAGTCGGCCATGCAGGCGGTAAACGAAGGCGCGTTCTACTACATCCAGAAGCCGTTCCGTAACGACGAACTGGTGGCCATTCTCAATCGTGCCGCCGAGCACCGGCGCCTGCGGGTGGAAAACCACTCGCTGCACCAGGAACTCAAGCGGCGCGACAGGCGCATCGACTCCCGTCCCGTTGGTCGCAGCCGGAGTTGGTTGGACGTGCTGCAACTGGCCGAGACCGTGGCCCCGACGGATTCCACGGTGCTCATCACCGGCGAATCGGGCACCGGCAAGGAAGTCATCGCTCGCTATATCCACGACCTGAGTGCGCGCACCGATCACAGTTTCCTGTCGATCAATTGCGGTGCGCTCCCCGAATCGCTGCTTGAAAGCGAATTGTTCGGGCACGTGAAGGGGTCGTTTACCGGCGCCGTGAAGGACAAGGCTGGCCTCTTTGCGGCCGCCGACCACGGGACCTTTTTCCTTGACGAAATCGGCGAAACCACGCCATCCACCCAGGTGAAGCTGCTGCGCGTGCTGCAGCAGCGGGAAGTCATTCCCGTGGGCGCCACCGAGGCAATGCCGGTGAACACCCGCGTGCTCGCGGCCACGAACCGTGATCTCGAAGAGGAGATCAAGCGTGGGGCCTTCCGCGCTGATCTGTTCTATCGCCTGAACGTCATTGCCGTGCACCTGCCGCCACTGCGCCAACGCACCGACGACATTCCACTCCTCGCCGAGAGCTTCCTCGCCCGCTCGGCGCAGCTGCGACAGGAACCGGTCAAGGAGCTGGCCGACGACACGCTCGACGCACTCATGGCGTATGCGTGGCCGGGCAACGTGCGCGAACTCGAAAACGCCCTCGAGCGGGCCGTCATTCTCTCGCCGGGCGACCGCATTCGTTCCGACGCGCTCCCCGAGCGGGTCACCGCGCGCCGCGCCGAACCGTTCGTTTCGGAGCGCACCCCCGTGTCCCCCACGCTCGAATCCGTCGAGCGCGCGTACATCCAGTGGGTCCTCCAAAACGAAGGCGGCAACAAGAGTCGCGCCGCCGACATGCTCGGCATCGATCCCTCGACGCTGTACCGGAAACTGGCGCGGTACGGGGATGCGTAG
- a CDS encoding hemolysin family protein, with protein sequence MFADAPLSPEPALSIGTISIRLLFVLVLVLLNAFFVAAEFALVAVRRSKIDQMAAEGDRSAAVVQRALSQLDRYISGTQLGITLASLALGWIGEPAFAVLVDMALRQVGIVPDPGAEHTGAGIAMAFLVITFLHIVLGELAPKSVALARPEGVSRLVARPLMLFSQAMSPFIAMLNGTANRLLALGGIEPVSEGGHVHSPEELRLLVMQARAHGTLDESDSAMLAGVFDFHNKRALDVMRPRTEMVAIAEDVELEELREIMRRERYSRYPVYRDTADDIVGVFLAKDFWLADHPEAFALREHLREPLFVPATRAAERVLDDLRRTRAHLAVVLDEYGGTAGIVTMEDLVEEVVGDIADEYDPLSRDALMFDGVLELAGSMSLVDVRSDHKLPIPEGDWSTLGGYAFAALGRLPRVGDRVGYPGGELEVVAMDGRRVAALRVHRRAEPAAGVP encoded by the coding sequence ATGTTCGCCGACGCTCCGTTGTCTCCAGAACCCGCCCTGTCGATCGGGACCATTTCGATCCGGCTGCTGTTTGTGCTGGTCCTGGTGCTGCTCAATGCCTTCTTCGTGGCAGCCGAGTTTGCCCTGGTGGCCGTGCGCCGCAGCAAGATCGACCAGATGGCCGCCGAGGGGGACCGCAGCGCCGCGGTCGTCCAGCGCGCCCTTTCCCAGCTGGATCGGTACATCTCCGGCACCCAGCTGGGGATTACGCTGGCGTCGCTCGCCTTGGGATGGATAGGCGAGCCGGCCTTTGCCGTGCTGGTGGACATGGCCCTGCGGCAGGTGGGGATCGTGCCTGATCCCGGGGCGGAACACACCGGCGCCGGGATCGCCATGGCATTCCTCGTCATCACCTTCCTGCACATCGTGCTGGGCGAACTGGCCCCGAAGTCGGTGGCGCTGGCGCGCCCCGAAGGGGTAAGCCGCCTGGTCGCCCGGCCGCTCATGCTGTTTTCGCAGGCCATGTCCCCGTTCATTGCCATGCTCAACGGCACGGCCAACCGGCTGCTGGCGCTGGGCGGGATCGAGCCGGTGTCGGAGGGGGGGCATGTGCACAGCCCCGAGGAGTTGCGCCTGCTGGTCATGCAGGCCCGGGCGCACGGCACGCTCGATGAAAGCGACTCGGCCATGCTGGCGGGCGTTTTCGACTTTCACAACAAGCGCGCGCTGGACGTAATGCGACCACGGACGGAAATGGTGGCCATTGCCGAGGACGTCGAGCTGGAAGAGCTGCGGGAGATCATGCGCCGGGAGCGGTACTCCCGGTATCCGGTCTATCGGGACACGGCCGACGATATCGTGGGGGTGTTTCTGGCCAAGGACTTCTGGCTGGCGGACCATCCCGAGGCCTTCGCCCTGCGGGAGCATTTGCGCGAGCCGCTGTTCGTTCCGGCTACCCGAGCCGCCGAGCGGGTGCTCGACGACCTGCGACGTACCCGGGCCCATCTGGCCGTGGTGCTGGACGAGTACGGAGGCACAGCCGGCATCGTGACGATGGAAGACCTGGTGGAGGAGGTGGTGGGGGACATCGCCGACGAGTATGATCCCTTGTCGCGGGACGCCCTGATGTTCGACGGGGTCCTCGAACTGGCGGGCTCGATGTCGCTGGTAGACGTGCGATCGGATCACAAGCTGCCGATCCCCGAGGGAGACTGGAGCACGCTGGGCGGCTACGCGTTCGCCGCCCTGGGGCGTCTCCCCCGCGTGGGGGACCGGGTGGGGTATCCCGGCGGCGAGCTGGAGGTGGTGGCCATGGATGGCCGCCGAGTCGCCGCCCTGCGTGTTCACCGTCGGGCGGAACCCGCTGCCGGAGTGCCATGA
- the pilO gene encoding type 4a pilus biogenesis protein PilO: MALLPTAQRDQIKLLIGFAAIALAGLYWMYPYAAQNEQLAADEARVVALEGANQKAAREFDKGSIEQLRSQAAQNRSALTVMRRLVPTGNEVPALLEEVSTAARRAGLDVGGVVPEPVMAGDRFDTYRYTVTIIGGYHQFGEFLANVGSLARIVAPVHFAITAGTTNRQRGGARTSEKGSLAATITLQTYVERTAPAPRAKERSS, translated from the coding sequence ATGGCCCTCCTCCCAACCGCCCAACGAGACCAGATCAAGCTGCTGATCGGCTTTGCCGCCATCGCGCTTGCGGGGCTCTATTGGATGTACCCCTACGCCGCCCAGAACGAGCAGTTGGCGGCTGATGAAGCCCGTGTCGTCGCCCTCGAGGGCGCCAATCAGAAGGCGGCGCGCGAGTTCGACAAAGGCAGCATCGAACAGCTGCGATCGCAGGCGGCACAGAATCGATCGGCGCTCACCGTCATGCGCCGCCTCGTACCCACCGGCAACGAAGTGCCCGCACTGCTCGAGGAAGTCAGTACGGCCGCCCGCCGCGCCGGACTCGATGTGGGTGGGGTCGTGCCCGAGCCCGTCATGGCCGGCGATCGCTTCGATACCTATCGCTACACCGTGACCATCATCGGTGGATACCACCAGTTCGGCGAGTTCCTCGCCAACGTCGGGTCGCTCGCGCGCATCGTGGCGCCGGTGCACTTCGCCATTACCGCCGGGACCACCAATCGCCAGCGCGGTGGTGCCCGCACGTCGGAGAAGGGATCCCTGGCCGCCACCATTACCCTGCAGACCTACGTCGAGCGCACCGCGCCTGCACCGCGCGCGAAGGAGCGGTCGTCATGA
- a CDS encoding ATP-binding protein: protein MRHTPALLHDPIQELLDPRRMLRWVWLARVALACAILVAAVFVWSQAAPTDTLIATLAFAVATLVTVGSAFYAQLKPQALGLGYYAAQCALDLLLVTAVVHITGGWSSQFAALYILVIAGASLLLPFRGGLAVAAAACVLYAIDVLWLRPGTGTLFVGVGVQVAVFAVVAVGAGFVAARLRLAGSGREALAAQLAKVQLEAAEILRTIRSGIITVDARERLLYANPAASELLGIELRAFTGKPLLPSLRAVSPLLVDLLERSARDGLRTTRAEGFIRRGTEEVSIGVSTTVADGVRPDGGVTATAIFQDISDSKRLQALHIRAERLEAVAELSASLAHEIRNPLAAIRSATEQLSRLRLPDGAPEHDDEQLLHALIMREADRLSRLLADFLDFARARVTRLGTLDVGALVHTAAMLAASHPDRHVGVQVQVSVSPDLPRLHGDEDLLHRAVFNLVLNAIQAVGESGHVFVEVERRASDDRQGASAAITGELVTIAVTDDGPGIPDELRDRLFEPFVSGKVGGTGLGLPVVHRAVEAHRGVVLVDRLPHGTQFSILLPVAPAAVGASFPSGSGLSGVTS, encoded by the coding sequence GTGCGACATACGCCTGCCCTTCTGCACGACCCTATCCAGGAGCTGCTCGACCCCCGGCGCATGTTGCGCTGGGTCTGGCTCGCGCGCGTGGCGCTGGCGTGTGCGATCCTCGTGGCGGCCGTATTCGTCTGGAGCCAGGCGGCCCCCACCGACACCCTCATTGCCACGCTGGCCTTTGCCGTGGCGACACTCGTCACGGTCGGATCGGCCTTTTACGCGCAGTTGAAGCCGCAGGCCCTCGGACTCGGGTACTACGCCGCGCAGTGCGCGCTCGATCTGCTCCTCGTCACAGCCGTCGTGCACATCACCGGCGGCTGGAGTTCCCAGTTCGCGGCACTCTACATTCTGGTCATCGCGGGCGCGTCCCTGCTGCTGCCGTTCCGTGGCGGCCTTGCCGTGGCCGCGGCGGCCTGCGTGCTGTACGCCATCGATGTCCTCTGGCTACGCCCGGGAACGGGTACCCTTTTTGTCGGCGTTGGGGTGCAGGTCGCGGTCTTTGCGGTCGTCGCGGTGGGGGCCGGATTCGTGGCGGCGCGGCTGCGACTGGCCGGGTCGGGCCGTGAAGCGCTCGCCGCACAGCTGGCGAAGGTGCAGCTCGAAGCCGCGGAGATACTCCGTACCATCCGATCCGGCATCATTACCGTGGACGCCCGCGAGCGGCTGCTCTACGCCAACCCGGCGGCCTCCGAGTTGCTCGGCATCGAGCTGCGGGCATTCACCGGCAAGCCACTGCTTCCGTCGCTGCGGGCGGTGTCGCCGCTGCTGGTGGACCTGCTCGAACGGAGCGCGCGCGACGGTCTGCGCACCACGCGTGCCGAAGGGTTCATTCGCCGCGGCACCGAAGAGGTGTCCATCGGCGTGTCGACGACGGTGGCCGACGGGGTGCGCCCCGATGGCGGCGTCACGGCGACCGCCATCTTCCAGGACATCTCCGACAGCAAGCGCCTGCAGGCGCTGCATATCCGCGCCGAGCGGCTGGAGGCCGTCGCCGAGCTGAGTGCCTCGCTCGCGCACGAGATCCGCAATCCGCTGGCCGCCATCCGCAGCGCCACCGAGCAGCTCTCGCGGCTGCGCCTTCCGGATGGGGCGCCGGAACATGATGACGAGCAGCTTCTCCATGCGCTGATCATGCGCGAGGCCGACCGGCTCAGCCGACTGCTGGCTGACTTTCTCGACTTTGCGCGGGCGCGTGTCACACGCCTCGGTACGCTGGATGTGGGCGCGCTCGTGCACACGGCCGCGATGCTGGCGGCGTCGCACCCCGATCGTCACGTCGGCGTACAGGTGCAGGTGAGTGTCAGCCCCGATCTTCCGCGGCTTCACGGTGACGAGGATCTGCTGCATCGCGCGGTCTTCAATCTCGTGCTCAACGCGATCCAGGCGGTGGGCGAGTCGGGACACGTCTTCGTCGAGGTCGAGCGGCGGGCGTCCGACGACCGGCAGGGGGCGTCGGCGGCCATCACCGGGGAACTCGTCACCATCGCCGTGACCGACGACGGGCCGGGGATCCCCGACGAGCTCAGGGATCGGCTCTTCGAACCGTTCGTGTCCGGCAAGGTAGGTGGGACCGGTCTCGGACTCCCCGTTGTGCACCGGGCAGTCGAGGCACACCGCGGTGTGGTGCTCGTCGATCGCCTACCGCACGGCACGCAATTCTCGATCCTGCTTCCCGTTGCTCCGGCCGCGGTCGGAGCCTCTTTCCCTTCTGGTTCCGGTTTGTCCGGAGTGACCTCGTAA
- the pilM gene encoding type IV pilus assembly protein PilM has protein sequence MALFGRKQLTVGLDVGSGLVKAVVIDHSGPVPELAKVVITPLTDTAIVEGEVMDYGIVADAIRQTIAATGAKTKHVVAAVGGRDVIVKKIQMERVKEQQARELMRWEAEQHVPFDMDSVELDFQVLDPDGDGLDMSVLLVAAKRDLVEAKQALLTESGAAPAVIDVDAFALHNAFELNYPEALSGTIALLNVGNETTNLNILDEGVPILTRDLGVGTRRLREDLQREHGISSEDAEDLMRGYDRTRVLDSIVAARGEEIAVGLERAATFLSSSQRNFGQIRAVYACGGGSRVPGLLPWLSDRLRIPVQSANALAKLNVREGALEFLSTDEVAPLLMLPVGLALRTAA, from the coding sequence ATGGCGCTCTTCGGCCGGAAGCAACTCACTGTCGGGCTCGATGTCGGTTCAGGGCTGGTGAAGGCCGTGGTCATCGACCACAGCGGCCCGGTCCCCGAATTGGCGAAGGTAGTCATCACACCGCTGACTGACACCGCCATCGTCGAGGGGGAAGTCATGGACTACGGGATCGTGGCCGACGCCATTCGGCAGACGATCGCCGCCACGGGAGCCAAGACCAAGCACGTGGTGGCCGCCGTTGGTGGACGCGATGTCATCGTGAAGAAGATCCAGATGGAGCGGGTCAAGGAACAACAGGCCCGTGAGCTCATGCGCTGGGAGGCGGAGCAGCACGTGCCCTTCGACATGGACTCGGTCGAACTCGACTTCCAGGTCCTCGACCCCGATGGCGACGGCCTCGACATGAGCGTGCTGCTCGTGGCGGCCAAGCGCGATCTCGTGGAGGCCAAGCAGGCACTGCTCACGGAATCGGGAGCCGCCCCGGCCGTCATCGACGTGGACGCCTTCGCGCTCCACAACGCCTTCGAACTCAATTATCCGGAAGCGCTGAGCGGCACGATCGCGCTACTCAACGTGGGTAACGAAACCACCAATCTGAACATCCTCGATGAAGGTGTGCCCATTCTCACGCGCGACCTCGGCGTCGGCACCCGCCGCCTCCGCGAGGATCTGCAGCGCGAGCACGGCATCAGCTCCGAAGACGCAGAGGACCTGATGCGGGGGTACGATCGCACCCGCGTACTCGATAGCATCGTGGCCGCGCGCGGCGAAGAAATCGCGGTCGGCCTCGAGCGCGCTGCCACCTTCCTCTCCAGTTCACAGCGCAACTTCGGGCAGATCCGCGCCGTGTACGCGTGCGGTGGCGGGTCGCGCGTTCCGGGACTGCTGCCGTGGCTTTCCGACCGGCTCCGCATCCCGGTGCAGTCGGCCAATGCACTCGCCAAGCTGAACGTCCGCGAAGGGGCGCTCGAGTTCCTGTCCACCGACGAGGTCGCGCCGCTGCTCATGCTGCCGGTGGGACTCGCGCTGCGCACCGCCGCCTGA
- a CDS encoding PilN domain-containing protein, producing the protein MMIEINLLPGARKKGKSAGSGISLGSLSALGARIRDPWLIGAAASVAVSVAAVGLLFSAQSARATELGTRVENAVRDSTRYAKVLSARHKLTAERDSVMRQLQIIRTIDDNRYNWAHILDEVSRALPAYTWLTVMEQTTTMPPPPGMDSTATTPAPAAAKKKGKDTEEKAPADTITVHPPLGFRIVGQTVDIQALTLFMRQLESSPFVQKVALSKSEIVLVEGKDVTQFELRAEYEVPPPGIVSTTPLVVPVR; encoded by the coding sequence ATGATGATCGAAATCAACCTGCTCCCGGGCGCCAGGAAGAAGGGCAAGAGCGCCGGCAGTGGGATCTCCCTCGGCTCGCTTTCCGCGCTGGGCGCCAGGATCCGCGATCCGTGGCTGATCGGTGCCGCCGCCTCCGTGGCGGTCTCGGTGGCCGCGGTGGGGCTGCTCTTCTCCGCGCAAAGCGCCCGTGCCACCGAACTTGGCACACGCGTCGAAAACGCGGTGCGCGATTCCACACGCTACGCCAAGGTGCTGTCGGCGCGTCACAAGCTGACGGCCGAGCGCGATTCCGTTATGCGACAGCTGCAGATCATCCGCACCATCGATGACAATCGGTACAACTGGGCGCACATCCTCGACGAGGTGAGCCGCGCCCTGCCGGCGTACACGTGGCTCACCGTCATGGAGCAGACTACGACGATGCCGCCGCCGCCCGGCATGGACTCCACCGCGACCACCCCGGCGCCCGCGGCGGCCAAGAAGAAGGGCAAGGACACGGAAGAGAAGGCACCGGCCGATACCATCACCGTGCACCCGCCCCTCGGCTTCCGGATCGTCGGCCAGACCGTCGACATCCAGGCGCTCACGCTGTTCATGCGTCAGCTCGAAAGCTCGCCGTTCGTGCAGAAGGTCGCGCTCTCCAAGTCGGAGATCGTACTCGTCGAGGGCAAGGACGTCACGCAGTTCGAGCTCCGCGCCGAATACGAAGTTCCGCCCCCAGGTATCGTCAGCACGACGCCGCTCGTCGTCCCCGTTCGCTGA
- a CDS encoding prepilin-type N-terminal cleavage/methylation domain-containing protein, translating into MQHRTRKGFTLIELLIVVVIIGILAAIAIPKFAQTKEKAYITAMKSDLKNLVSANEAVYSDANSYAGIPGTPPGSSGVSITQTGTATGWSANASHGSTAVTCTIGVGTAAGANPEGEPVCTTPAP; encoded by the coding sequence ATGCAGCATCGTACGCGCAAGGGCTTCACGCTCATCGAACTCCTGATCGTCGTCGTCATCATCGGCATTCTCGCCGCCATCGCGATCCCGAAGTTCGCCCAGACGAAGGAGAAGGCGTATATCACCGCCATGAAGTCGGACCTGAAGAACCTCGTGTCGGCCAACGAGGCCGTGTACTCCGACGCCAACAGCTACGCGGGCATCCCGGGCACGCCTCCGGGCTCGTCGGGCGTGTCGATCACGCAGACCGGCACGGCCACCGGCTGGTCGGCGAACGCGTCGCACGGGTCGACCGCGGTGACCTGCACGATCGGCGTCGGCACGGCAGCGGGTGCCAACCCGGAAGGCGAGCCGGTCTGCACGACGCCCGCGCCGTAA
- a CDS encoding sensor histidine kinase, producing MPEIKRPSIHDRLQRVLTAASAGLIIAIITTMWFTEALPAGIRWPLVVTFVFVVALLSASILQRLVARLIEEPLGHCVQAADTIARGDVAQLVPPASTQEFHQLATSINHMTEQMAAATQSRMRVEQLATMGRIAAGISHEIGNPVSAIANYAHLLRMRTRDVQGTTEPLDALEREIARIDRIMRGLLDYSRPRRLTPKPIVVDDIIDDVLRLLADQGITRRFRVTRQLEAPDGVVYAERHDLEQVFVNLLLNAVDAMDREGDIVIRSRINDATAVGDSFEKRRTDPHPQRWAHRPSKRALAWLARPESPPRFLQVVMADSGTGVAPEDAERIFEPFFSTKQPGKGTGLGLAIVASTIENLGGTIWVQRAREGGAAFVILLPLHASGVRPITPPNSVALI from the coding sequence GTGCCCGAGATCAAGCGACCCAGCATCCATGATCGTCTGCAACGCGTACTCACTGCCGCGAGCGCCGGACTGATCATCGCGATCATCACCACCATGTGGTTCACCGAAGCGTTGCCCGCCGGCATCCGGTGGCCCCTCGTGGTGACCTTCGTCTTCGTCGTCGCGCTCCTCTCGGCCAGCATTCTCCAGCGCCTCGTGGCACGACTCATCGAGGAACCGCTCGGCCACTGCGTGCAGGCGGCCGATACCATCGCCCGCGGTGATGTCGCACAGCTGGTGCCCCCGGCCAGTACACAGGAGTTCCACCAGCTGGCCACCAGCATCAACCACATGACCGAGCAGATGGCGGCGGCCACCCAGTCGCGCATGCGCGTCGAGCAGCTCGCCACCATGGGACGCATCGCGGCCGGCATCTCGCATGAGATCGGCAATCCGGTATCGGCGATCGCCAATTACGCGCACCTGCTTCGCATGCGCACCCGCGATGTGCAGGGCACCACCGAACCCCTCGATGCCCTCGAACGCGAGATCGCCCGCATCGATCGCATCATGCGCGGGCTGCTCGACTACTCGCGCCCCCGACGGCTCACCCCCAAGCCCATTGTCGTCGACGACATCATCGACGATGTGCTGCGGTTGCTCGCCGACCAGGGCATCACGCGGCGGTTCCGTGTCACGCGTCAGCTCGAAGCGCCCGATGGCGTGGTCTACGCCGAGCGCCATGACCTGGAGCAGGTGTTCGTGAACTTGCTGCTGAATGCCGTCGACGCCATGGATCGTGAAGGGGACATCGTGATCCGCTCGCGCATCAATGACGCCACCGCCGTTGGCGACAGCTTCGAGAAGCGCCGCACCGACCCGCACCCGCAACGCTGGGCGCATCGCCCCAGCAAGCGCGCGCTCGCGTGGCTCGCCCGCCCGGAGTCGCCGCCGCGCTTCCTGCAGGTGGTCATGGCCGACTCGGGCACCGGCGTGGCACCCGAAGATGCCGAACGCATCTTCGAACCGTTCTTCTCCACCAAGCAGCCGGGGAAGGGCACTGGCCTCGGGCTCGCCATCGTGGCCAGTACCATCGAGAATCTCGGGGGCACGATCTGGGTGCAGCGTGCGCGCGAAGGCGGCGCGGCATTCGTCATTCTGCTGCCCCTGCACGCCAGCGGGGTCCGGCCCATTACCCCACCCAACAGTGTGGCGTTGATTTGA